The proteins below come from a single Drosophila busckii strain San Diego stock center, stock number 13000-0081.31 chromosome X, ASM1175060v1, whole genome shotgun sequence genomic window:
- the LOC108606107 gene encoding ATP-binding cassette sub-family A member 3 isoform X2, with product MSIRNYISTFLLLSWKNHKTQWNQPIELLWLILSPVLLVLIAAGLRIFTDVKERVNTYYDPVDLNQSWSDLMDTLQERQNIARQLNRTSNVFMPELTMAWAPNDYNIFAKIMEIAMRELYTLTLRNFSDCTDMEQAMQKDFLFAGICFEHGQYEKTYTFKQDQLAPDEMILPQLNYTIVFPSELRIFEYTFIGDSWKTIYQEDPKTSIIRRLNQPHRDGYVYYVREGFMRVQKAITESFLKVVATAPIPEIVLRRFPVIGRKHDPLMNYLNRALPLLIIIGFLFPAQILVWQVVKEKQQQLRLYLINMNIGNILHFSAWYCKCLVYMLISSILVVAVIKIEWKDSHGVLTQTPWFIVLGVMCMYSVAATSFCLMVASFFKNCSLAIRVITILWLLTYLPFFVLWNNQEKAVVIIRYLACAFPNTVLALVFEVMIEREVIFEKGWVDQGYSLNYAASRINVYLATCIFLGISVVYSAIGIYMDVWNTGELGGRRRKTVSAPAHSGDYTYQDRMDSFMPQSSQSAGAKPTKIYEVEPSHRHFKIKIKKLCKRYAANSRGALNSFTWNVYENEVTVLMGHNGCGKTTLLKILAGLLEPSRGLVNIANYNIQTERHDASMQMGLALNDDLLFSDFTVADQIRFICIVKGCSWSMSKEEVELYTELLQISHLRSTKVYKLSAQERTLLCICCAFAGGSPIILIDDLQPDLDLASQANIAKLINEEKTRRTIILVSNSTDMANSMADRLAIMCNGELKCTGTKPFLRNMYGHGFRLTCIKGKSCDILELYNLMKLHIPNLTVESDIGYKITFILETKYEEQFPQLFDALEDNMLNLDIISFRLRDTSLDEIFLRFGSEDADQIIEPTVLIDDFRAVLEESDSYARAEGKPLMGMRLRALLYMYWIFNKRQLPIKIVNVVALLMATLCTFAALLLYGKNYQLVPISFNLTQLHHIYAFVEPMADNPTVKEMEQFYKELLFWYDGRVQELKSDEISDYYLLEQNDFSRVLNFRYMFGASIGDKEITTWYNNIPLHAPPFSLNLVHNMVARRFFNEEASIDVTLRPLPFQSRGNSFPQSPLGLGSLFAINLSFVFSNVWPGPIINSVSQRAFKKQQFLAGVGLYTYCIATALFDFLRVILISLFLVLLTSIYLNPRHDVSFYVALLLVLIISGYSIVALAYFLSAFFKAPHYAFIVICFLSALGIIVFTITVGDKLSDMNYVYQVFTQYSFGKIVFKLFYIYEYKYMCKDSNIAFVSKDVEQCKSTPDCCQNYDYWDTDLGVGLDFIIMLLLVILPLALFLLQQHYTLLSCVCLQRRRKQREQRTQAEAAGAYMLDDSVIAERQRIAQMQPQQRANYAVICQNVGKRFNKKQQQLLLRIDLCIANSECVGLMGYNNSGKTTLLRLLIGELRATHGRIWIGGYSMETQRSKCYPLMGYCAQHERLPDELTPRELLNIHALLRGYAQPISLLICEGLARVLGFYNCYRQLLRLCTSGQRRRIAFALALLGEPTLICIDGPPGGIDPNGRRILFGITAFMQERGCAFIYTNLSGLDCERLCQRNPVLFEGQLWTIGTQEQRYRRGYLLEIRFKSKVNADVTTARATWEQINQFPMSPHNKCNLFMQVKFPDAKLQVQQADYISFYIPRRATRFSEIFQIIRKDAFELNIEDFFITRNIVTGIHMDLFDRTALKSVSHTSII from the exons ATGAGCATACGCAATTATATTTCAACGTTTCTGCTGCTTTCATGGAAGAACCACAAGACGCAATGGAATCAACCCATCGAACTTTTGTGGTTAATACTATCACCGGTTTTGCTGGTGCTCATTGCAGCGGGCTTGCGAATTTTCACCGATGTAAAGGAGCGTGTGAACACATATTACGATCCGGTGGATCTGAATCAAAGCTGGTCGGACTTAATGGATACGCTGCAGGAGCGTCAGAATATTGCGCGTCAACTGAATCGCACTAGTAATGTATTTATGCCGGAGTTGACCATGGCCTGGGCACCCAATGATTATAACATATTTGCCAAGATTATGGAAATTGCGATGAGAGAGCTGTATACGCTTACTTTGCGTAATTTCAGCGATTGCACGGACATGGAGCAGGCAATGCAAAAGGATTTTCTATTCGCCGGCATTTGTTTTGAGCATGGACAGTATGAGAAGACCTATACATTTAAGCAGGATCAATTAGCGCCAGATGAAATGATATTGCCGCAATTGAATTACACAATTGTATTTCCCAGCGAGCTGCGCATATTCGAGTATACATTCATTGGTGATAGCTGGAAGACTATTTACCAGGAGGATCCAAAGACATCCATAATACGTCGGCTCAATCAGCCGCATCGCGATGGCTATGTCTACTATGTACGCGAGGGTTTTATGAGGGTGCAAAAGGCTATAACCGAAAGTTTCCTCAAAGTTGTAGCCACAGCGCCCATACCAGAGATAGTGCTGCGACGCTTTCCCGTTATCGGACGCAAACATGATCCATTGATGAACTATCTGAATCGTGCACTACCGCTGCTCATTATAATTGGCTTTCTATTTCCAGCACAAATACTTGTTTGG CAAGTCGTTAaagaaaaacagcagcagctgcgtcttTATCTGATCAATATGAATATTGGCAATATTTTACATTTCTCGGCGTGGTACTGCAAGTGCTTGGTCTATATGCTAATCAGCTCTATATTGGTAGTTGCTGTTATTAAG ATAGAATGGAAGGATTCGCATGGCGTACTCACCCAAACACCATGGTTTATTGTGCTGGGTGTCATGTGTATGTACAGCGTGGCAGCCACTAGCTTCTGTTTGATGGTGGCCTCGTTCTTCAAGAACTGCTCCTTGGCCATACGAGTGATAACCATACTCTGGCTGCTGACCTATTTGCCATTCTTTGTGCTGTGGAATAATCAGGAGAAAGCTGTAGTCATCATACGTTATTTGGCGTGTGCGTTTCCCAATACGGTGCTGGCACTTGTATTTGAGGTTATGATTGAGCGTGAGGTTATCTTTGAGAAGGGCTGGGTCGATCAGGGTTATTCACTGAACTATGCTGCCAGTCGCATCAATGTCTACTTGGCCACATGCATATTTCTGGGGATTTCGGTTGTATATAGCGCCATTGGCATTTATATGGATGTATGGAATACTGGCGAGCTGGGCGGCAGGCGTCGCAAAACTGTTTCGGCACCAGCGCATAGCGGTGATTATACATATCAAGATCGCATGGATAGCTTTATGCCACAATCATCGCAGAGCGCTGGCGCCAAGCCGACAAAGATCTATGAGGTGGAGCCATCGCATCGACATTTCAagattaaaattaagaaaCTCTGCAAACGCTATGCGGCCAATAGTCGTGGTGCGCTAAACAGCTTTACCTGGAATGTCTATGAGAACGAGGTAACTGTGCTGATGGGTCACAATGGCTGTGGCAAGACGACGTTGCTCAAAATTCTGGCTGGTCTGCTGGAGCCTTCACGTGGGCTGGTTAACATAGCcaattataatatacaaacTGAACGACATGATGCCTCCATGCAAATGGGACTGGCGTTAAATGATGATTTGCTCTTTTCCGATTTTACAGTAGCCGATCAGATACGCTTCATATGCATAGTCAAGGGCTGCAGCTGGTCCATGTCCAAGGAGGAAGTTGAGCTATATACCGAACTATTGCAAATCTCACATCTGCGAAGCACCAAAGTTTACAAGCTGAGCGCACAGGAGCGCACATtactttgcatttgctgtgcCTTTGCTGGCGGCAGTCCCATTATACTGATTGATGATCTGCAGCCGGATCTGGACTTGGCCTCGCAGGCGAACATAGCGAAGCTTATCAATGAGGAGAAAACCAGGCGCACTATAATACTCGTTTCGAACAGCACCGACATGGCGAATTCGATGGCAGATCGTTTGGCCATTATGTGTAATGGTGAACTGAAGTGTACGGGCACCAAACCCTTTTTGCGTAATATGTACGGTCATGGATTTCGACTG ACCTGCATCAAAGGCAAAAGCTGTGATATTCTGGAGCTTTATAATCTAATGAAACTGCATATACCCAATCTAACGGTGGAAAGTGATATAGGCTATAAGATAACATTTATACTTGAAACCAAATACGAGGAACAGTTTCCACAGCTGTTCGACGCCTTGGAGGATAATATGCTCAATTTGGATATCATTAGTTTTCGTTTGCGTGATACATCGTTGGATGAAATCTTTTTGCGCTTTGGCAGCGAGGACGCTGATCAGATTATTGAGCCGACCGTATTAATCGATGATTTTCGCGCAGTGCTGGAGGAATCCGATAGTTATGCACGTGCTGAGGGCAAACCGCTAATGGGCATGCGGCTGCGTGCGCTGCTCTATATGTACTGGATATTCAATAAACGTCAGCTGCCCATCAAAATTGTTAACGTTGTGGCGCTGCTAATGGCAACGCTGTGCACctttgcagcgctgctgctctaTGGCAAGAATTATCAGCTGGTGCCCATATCGTTTAATCTAACACAGCTGCATCATATCTATGCGTTCGTTGAGCCCATGGCGGATAATCCGACAGTAAAAGAAATGGAGCAATTCTATAAGGAGCTGCTATTCTGGTACGATGGACGTGTGCAGGAATTGAAAAGCGATGAAATCAGCGATTATTATTTGCTGGAACAGAACGATTTCAGTCGCGTGTTAAATTTTCGTTACATGTTTGGCGCCTCAATAGGCGATAAGGAAATTACTACGTGGTATAATAATATACCGCTGCATGCGCCGCCATTTAGTCTTAACTTGGTGCACAATATGGTGGCAAG ACGTTTCTTTAACGAGGAGGCATCCATTGATGTAACGCTGCGTCCGCTGCCATTTCAATCGCGTGGCAATTCATTTCCGCAATCACCGCTGGGTCTGGGCAGTCTATTTGCCATTAATCTGTCGTTTGTGTTTAGCAATGTGTGGCCTGGACCGATTATCAATAGCGTTAGCCAGCGTGCGTTTAagaagcaacaatttttggcgGGCGTAGGACTCTATACCTATTGCATAGCTACAGCGCTGTTTGATTTTCTGCGCGTTATACTCATTAGCTTATTTCTGGTGCTATTGACAAGCATCTATTTGAATCCAAGACACGATGTGAGCTTTTATG TtgcactgctgctggtgctgattATATCGGGCTATTCAATTGTAGCGCTCGCTTATTTTCTTAGCGCTTTCTTCAAGGCGCCACATTATGCGTTTATAGTGATTTGTTTTCTTAGCGCTTTGGGCATTATTGTTTTCACTATAACAGTGGGTGATAAGCTGTCCGATATGAATTATGTGTATCAAGTATTTACGCAATATAGTTTTGGCAAAATTGTGTTCAAGCTTTTCTACATATATGAGTACAAATATATGTGCAAGGACAGCAATATTGCATTCGTTTCGAAGGATGTGGAGCAATGCAAAAGTACGCCGGACTGCTGCC AAAACTACGATTACTGGGACACGGATTTGGGTGTTGGCTTggattttattataatgctgctgcttgtaatttTGCCGCTTGCgctgtttttgctgcagcagcattatACGCTGCTAAGCTGCGTTTGCTTGCAGCGCCGCCGCAAGCAGCGTGAACAGCGTACACAAGCTGAGGCTGCTGGCGCATATATGCTGGATGATTCAGTTATAGCTGAGCGACAGCGCATTGCGCAaatgcagccgcagcagcgcgcCAATTATGCAGTTATATGCCAAAATGTAGGCAAACGTtttaacaaaaagcagcagcagctgctgctgcgcatagATTTGTGCATAGCAAA CTCCGAATGTGTGGGACTAATGGGCTATAATAATTCAGGCAAGACaacgctgctgcgtctgctcATTGGTGAGCTGCGCGCTACACATGGACGCATTTGGATTGGTGGCTACAGCATGGAAACGCAGCGTTCCAAGTGTTATCCTTTGATGGGCTACTGCGCGCAGCATGAGCGTTTGCCTGATGAGCTAACGCCGCGCGAGCTGCTCAATATACACGCGCTGCTGCGCGGCTATGCGCAGCCCATAAGTTTGCTTATATGCGAGGGTTTGGCACGCGTGCttggcttttataattgctaTCGCCAGCTGCTGCGTCTGTGCACCTCCGGACAGCGTCGACGCATTGCGTTTGCGCTTGCGCTGCTGGGCGAGCCGACACTTATATGCATCGATGGTCCGCCCGGCGGCATTGATCCCAATGGCAGGCGCATACTCTTTGGCATTACTGCGTTTATGCAGGAGCGTGGCTGCGCCTTTATCTACACCAATTTGTCGGGTTTGGACTGCGAGCGCTTGTGCCAGCGCAATCCGGTGCTGTTCGAAGGACAACTCTGGACTATTGGCACACAGGAGCAGCGCTATAGACGCGGCTATTTGCTTGAAATACGCTTCAAGAGCAAAGTGAACGCAGATGTTACCACCGCACGCGCCACCTGGGAGCAAATCAATCAGTTTCCCATGTCGCcacacaacaaatgcaatCTGTTCATGCAGGTTAAATTTCCAGATGCTAAGCTACA AGTGCAGCAAGCTGACTATATATCATTTTATATACCCAGACGCGCTACGCGCTTCTCggaaatatttcaaatcaTACGCAAGGACGCTTTTGAGCTAAACATTGAGGACTTTTTTATAACGCGCAATATTGTCACTGGCATACACATGGATTTGTTTGATCGCACTGCACTCAAAAGTGTATCGCACACTTCgatcatttaa
- the LOC108606107 gene encoding ATP-binding cassette sub-family A member 3 isoform X1, with translation MNIGNILHFSAWYCKCLVYMLISSILVVAVIKIEWKDSHGVLTQTPWFIVLGVMCMYSVAATSFCLMVASFFKNCSLAIRVITILWLLTYLPFFVLWNNQEKAVVIIRYLACAFPNTVLALVFEVMIEREVIFEKGWVDQGYSLNYAASRINVYLATCIFLGISVVYSAIGIYMDVWNTGELGGRRRKTVSAPAHSGDYTYQDRMDSFMPQSSQSAGAKPTKIYEVEPSHRHFKIKIKKLCKRYAANSRGALNSFTWNVYENEVTVLMGHNGCGKTTLLKILAGLLEPSRGLVNIANYNIQTERHDASMQMGLALNDDLLFSDFTVADQIRFICIVKGCSWSMSKEEVELYTELLQISHLRSTKVYKLSAQERTLLCICCAFAGGSPIILIDDLQPDLDLASQANIAKLINEEKTRRTIILVSNSTDMANSMADRLAIMCNGELKCTGTKPFLRNMYGHGFRLTCIKGKSCDILELYNLMKLHIPNLTVESDIGYKITFILETKYEEQFPQLFDALEDNMLNLDIISFRLRDTSLDEIFLRFGSEDADQIIEPTVLIDDFRAVLEESDSYARAEGKPLMGMRLRALLYMYWIFNKRQLPIKIVNVVALLMATLCTFAALLLYGKNYQLVPISFNLTQLHHIYAFVEPMADNPTVKEMEQFYKELLFWYDGRVQELKSDEISDYYLLEQNDFSRVLNFRYMFGASIGDKEITTWYNNIPLHAPPFSLNLVHNMVARRFFNEEASIDVTLRPLPFQSRGNSFPQSPLGLGSLFAINLSFVFSNVWPGPIINSVSQRAFKKQQFLAGVGLYTYCIATALFDFLRVILISLFLVLLTSIYLNPRHDVSFYVALLLVLIISGYSIVALAYFLSAFFKAPHYAFIVICFLSALGIIVFTITVGDKLSDMNYVYQVFTQYSFGKIVFKLFYIYEYKYMCKDSNIAFVSKDVEQCKSTPDCCQNYDYWDTDLGVGLDFIIMLLLVILPLALFLLQQHYTLLSCVCLQRRRKQREQRTQAEAAGAYMLDDSVIAERQRIAQMQPQQRANYAVICQNVGKRFNKKQQQLLLRIDLCIAKQDNAAASAHW, from the exons ATGAATATTGGCAATATTTTACATTTCTCGGCGTGGTACTGCAAGTGCTTGGTCTATATGCTAATCAGCTCTATATTGGTAGTTGCTGTTATTAAG ATAGAATGGAAGGATTCGCATGGCGTACTCACCCAAACACCATGGTTTATTGTGCTGGGTGTCATGTGTATGTACAGCGTGGCAGCCACTAGCTTCTGTTTGATGGTGGCCTCGTTCTTCAAGAACTGCTCCTTGGCCATACGAGTGATAACCATACTCTGGCTGCTGACCTATTTGCCATTCTTTGTGCTGTGGAATAATCAGGAGAAAGCTGTAGTCATCATACGTTATTTGGCGTGTGCGTTTCCCAATACGGTGCTGGCACTTGTATTTGAGGTTATGATTGAGCGTGAGGTTATCTTTGAGAAGGGCTGGGTCGATCAGGGTTATTCACTGAACTATGCTGCCAGTCGCATCAATGTCTACTTGGCCACATGCATATTTCTGGGGATTTCGGTTGTATATAGCGCCATTGGCATTTATATGGATGTATGGAATACTGGCGAGCTGGGCGGCAGGCGTCGCAAAACTGTTTCGGCACCAGCGCATAGCGGTGATTATACATATCAAGATCGCATGGATAGCTTTATGCCACAATCATCGCAGAGCGCTGGCGCCAAGCCGACAAAGATCTATGAGGTGGAGCCATCGCATCGACATTTCAagattaaaattaagaaaCTCTGCAAACGCTATGCGGCCAATAGTCGTGGTGCGCTAAACAGCTTTACCTGGAATGTCTATGAGAACGAGGTAACTGTGCTGATGGGTCACAATGGCTGTGGCAAGACGACGTTGCTCAAAATTCTGGCTGGTCTGCTGGAGCCTTCACGTGGGCTGGTTAACATAGCcaattataatatacaaacTGAACGACATGATGCCTCCATGCAAATGGGACTGGCGTTAAATGATGATTTGCTCTTTTCCGATTTTACAGTAGCCGATCAGATACGCTTCATATGCATAGTCAAGGGCTGCAGCTGGTCCATGTCCAAGGAGGAAGTTGAGCTATATACCGAACTATTGCAAATCTCACATCTGCGAAGCACCAAAGTTTACAAGCTGAGCGCACAGGAGCGCACATtactttgcatttgctgtgcCTTTGCTGGCGGCAGTCCCATTATACTGATTGATGATCTGCAGCCGGATCTGGACTTGGCCTCGCAGGCGAACATAGCGAAGCTTATCAATGAGGAGAAAACCAGGCGCACTATAATACTCGTTTCGAACAGCACCGACATGGCGAATTCGATGGCAGATCGTTTGGCCATTATGTGTAATGGTGAACTGAAGTGTACGGGCACCAAACCCTTTTTGCGTAATATGTACGGTCATGGATTTCGACTG ACCTGCATCAAAGGCAAAAGCTGTGATATTCTGGAGCTTTATAATCTAATGAAACTGCATATACCCAATCTAACGGTGGAAAGTGATATAGGCTATAAGATAACATTTATACTTGAAACCAAATACGAGGAACAGTTTCCACAGCTGTTCGACGCCTTGGAGGATAATATGCTCAATTTGGATATCATTAGTTTTCGTTTGCGTGATACATCGTTGGATGAAATCTTTTTGCGCTTTGGCAGCGAGGACGCTGATCAGATTATTGAGCCGACCGTATTAATCGATGATTTTCGCGCAGTGCTGGAGGAATCCGATAGTTATGCACGTGCTGAGGGCAAACCGCTAATGGGCATGCGGCTGCGTGCGCTGCTCTATATGTACTGGATATTCAATAAACGTCAGCTGCCCATCAAAATTGTTAACGTTGTGGCGCTGCTAATGGCAACGCTGTGCACctttgcagcgctgctgctctaTGGCAAGAATTATCAGCTGGTGCCCATATCGTTTAATCTAACACAGCTGCATCATATCTATGCGTTCGTTGAGCCCATGGCGGATAATCCGACAGTAAAAGAAATGGAGCAATTCTATAAGGAGCTGCTATTCTGGTACGATGGACGTGTGCAGGAATTGAAAAGCGATGAAATCAGCGATTATTATTTGCTGGAACAGAACGATTTCAGTCGCGTGTTAAATTTTCGTTACATGTTTGGCGCCTCAATAGGCGATAAGGAAATTACTACGTGGTATAATAATATACCGCTGCATGCGCCGCCATTTAGTCTTAACTTGGTGCACAATATGGTGGCAAG ACGTTTCTTTAACGAGGAGGCATCCATTGATGTAACGCTGCGTCCGCTGCCATTTCAATCGCGTGGCAATTCATTTCCGCAATCACCGCTGGGTCTGGGCAGTCTATTTGCCATTAATCTGTCGTTTGTGTTTAGCAATGTGTGGCCTGGACCGATTATCAATAGCGTTAGCCAGCGTGCGTTTAagaagcaacaatttttggcgGGCGTAGGACTCTATACCTATTGCATAGCTACAGCGCTGTTTGATTTTCTGCGCGTTATACTCATTAGCTTATTTCTGGTGCTATTGACAAGCATCTATTTGAATCCAAGACACGATGTGAGCTTTTATG TtgcactgctgctggtgctgattATATCGGGCTATTCAATTGTAGCGCTCGCTTATTTTCTTAGCGCTTTCTTCAAGGCGCCACATTATGCGTTTATAGTGATTTGTTTTCTTAGCGCTTTGGGCATTATTGTTTTCACTATAACAGTGGGTGATAAGCTGTCCGATATGAATTATGTGTATCAAGTATTTACGCAATATAGTTTTGGCAAAATTGTGTTCAAGCTTTTCTACATATATGAGTACAAATATATGTGCAAGGACAGCAATATTGCATTCGTTTCGAAGGATGTGGAGCAATGCAAAAGTACGCCGGACTGCTGCC AAAACTACGATTACTGGGACACGGATTTGGGTGTTGGCTTggattttattataatgctgctgcttgtaatttTGCCGCTTGCgctgtttttgctgcagcagcattatACGCTGCTAAGCTGCGTTTGCTTGCAGCGCCGCCGCAAGCAGCGTGAACAGCGTACACAAGCTGAGGCTGCTGGCGCATATATGCTGGATGATTCAGTTATAGCTGAGCGACAGCGCATTGCGCAaatgcagccgcagcagcgcgcCAATTATGCAGTTATATGCCAAAATGTAGGCAAACGTtttaacaaaaagcagcagcagctgctgctgcgcatagATTTGTGCATAGCAAA GCAAGACaacgctgctgcgtctgctcATTGGTGA